The Pseudomonas fulva 12-X sequence TGCGCATCCTGCTCAGCGAACCCATGCTGCTCGAAGGCCACCGCCTGCAGGTCACGCCGAGCATCGGCATCGCCCTGATTCCCGATCATGGCCAGACCCCGGCCGACCTGCTCAAGCGTGCCGACATCGCCCTGTACCGAGCCAAGGACTCGGGGCGCAACGTCATTCAACTGTTCCACGGCTCCATGCAGCACGCCGCCAGTGAGCGCCTGCGCCTGGAGAACGAGCTGCGCACAGCCCTGAGCCGCGGCGAATTCGAGCTGTATTTCCAGGCCCAGGTGGATGCCCGCACCGACCAGATCATCGGCGCCGAGGCGCTGCTGCGCTGGGCCCATCCGACGCTCGGCCAGCAGTCGCCAGCCCTGTTCATCCACGTGCTGGAGGAAAGCGGGTTGATTCTCGAAGTCGGCGCCTGGGTGATGGTCGAAGCCTGCCATGCCTGTGCCCGACTGCTGCAGGACGGCCTGATCGACGAGCGCTTCAGCCTGTGCGTGAACATCAGCACGCGGCAGTTCCGCCAGGGCGATTTCGTCGAGCGGGTCGAGCATTGCCTGCGCCAGAACAAGCTGCCCAAGGGCATGCTCAAGCTGGAAATCACCGAAGGCATCGTCATCCAGGACATCGACGACACCATCGCCAAGATGAATCGCCTGCGCAAACTGGGCGTCAGTTTCGCCATGGACGATTTCGGCACCGGCTACTCGTCACTCACCTACCTCAAGCGCCTGCCGGTGGACGTGCTGAAGATCGACCAGTCGTTCGTGCGCGATGCCACCAGCAACCCGAGCGACGCGGAGATCATCCGCGCCGTGGTGGCCCTCGGCCTGAGCCTGGGCCTGGAAGTGATCGCCGAGGGCGTGGAGCAGCAGAGTCAGCTGGATTTCCTGCAAAGCCAGGGCTGCAACTGCTACCAGGGCTACCTGTTCAGCCGACCGCAGCCACTACCAGCCTTTCGCGCCCTGCTCAGCCAGGGCGCCCAGCGTCTGCCGCACTGAAACAGAAAAGGCGCCGCGAGGGCGCCTTTTCCGGTGTACCAGCAGCGGAGATCAGTTCTCCAGCGCCGGACGTGCCGACCCGATCGGGATGCGCTTGGCCTTGGCCTCTTCCGGCACATGGCGCTCCAGCTCAATATTGAGCAGGCCGTTCACCAGGCTGGCGCTCTTGACCTCGATATGATCGGCCAGGCGGAACGACAGCTTGAACGAACGCTGAGCGATACCCTGATACAGGTAGGTGACATTTTCACCACTACCATTGCCCGCGCGCTTGCCGCCGGTGACGGTCAGCACACCGCGCTCGACCTGCAGATCCAGATCTTCATCCTGGAAGCCGGCGGCAGCGATGACGATCCGGTACTGGTCGTCGGCATGCTTCTCGACGTTGTAGGGCGGGTAGCTGCTGCTCGTCTCGTTGCGCATCGCCGATTCGAACAGGTCGTTGAAACGGTCGAAGCCAATGGACTGACGGAACAGCGGGGTCATGGAAAATGCAGTGCTCATGGTTAATCTCCTGAATTAGTCAGCGAGTGATAAGTTGCGGGACCCGACTTCGGCATCCCACGGTGATAAAAATGTGGATGGCCAAAAAAATTTCAAGGGCCCCAAAAAGGAGATTTTTCGATGAGCAAGGTGATGCTGATTACCGGTGCCAGCCGTGGCATCGGCGCGGCCACGGCAAGGCTCGCAGCCGGGCAAGGCTACCGCGTGGTGATCAACTATGAGCGCAATCGTGAAGCCGCCGAAACATTGGTCGAGTCGACAGTCACCGCGGGCGGCGAGGCGCTGGCGGTGCAGGCCGATGTGGCGGACGAAGCTCAGGTCCGTCGGCTGTTCGCCGAGATCGATGCGCACTTCGGGCGCCTGGACGTGCTGGTCAACAACGCCGGCATGCTCGAGCAGCAGATGCGCCTGGAGCGCATGAGCCTGGAGCGCTGGCAACGGGTGTTCGCCACCAACGTGTACGGCAGCTTCCTGTGCAGCCGCGAGGCAATCGCACGGATGTCCACCCGCCAGGGCGGGCATGGCGGCGCGATCATCAACGTGTCGTCGATTGCCGCCCGCCTCGGCGCGCCCGAAGAGTACATCGACTATGCCGCAGCCAAGGGCGCGGTCGACAGCATGACGGTAGGGCTGGCCAAGGAACTCGCCGCCGATGGCATTCGCGTCAATGCCGTGCGACCCGGTGTGATCGACACCGAGATCCACGCCAGTGGCGGCGAGCCGCAGCGGGTGGCGCGCGTCGCCGCCAGCATTCCGCTGGGCCGCGGCGGGCAGGCTGAGGAAGTGGCCGAGGCGATTCTGTGGTTGGCCAGCGAACGAGCCAGCTATACCACCGGCTCGCTGCTCGACGTTAGCGGAGGGCGCTGAGCGCCTCCTCGTCAGCTTCGAGCGTTTGCAGCGTGCTCACCTCTGCCGGCGCGATGCCAACACCCAGCAATGCGTCGATGACTTCACAACTGGTTTCCCGCCGCACCCGGGCGAACAGCTCGACCGCCTCGGGGTAGCTGCGCGTAAGCATCGCCAACCACTGCTTGAGGCGCCCGGGGGCGTAGCGCGGCGAAATCTTGCGGCGCGCCTGCAGCCAGAACGCGGCCAACAGCGGCTGCAACTCCGACCAGGTCATCACACCCGCTTCCTGCCCCCTCTTTGCCGCGGCGATCTGCCGGGCCAGATCAGGCCGCGCCACCACGCCGCGGCCCAGCATGAAATGCTCGGCGCCACTCACCTCGCGGCATCGCTGCCAGTCTTCGACGGACCAGATATCGCCATTGGCATATACCGGTACGCTGACCACCTCCTGCACCCGCGCCACCCACTCCCAGTGGGCCGGCGGCTTGTAGCCTTCGACCTTGGTGCGCGCGTGCACGACGATCTGCGAGGCGCCGCCTTCGGCCAGCGCGCGGGCACAGTCGAGAGCCAGATCCTTGTGATCGAAGCCCAGGCGCATCTTGGCAGTGACGGGAATCGCCGCCGGCACGCTGCGGCGCACTTCGCGCACGATGGCGTGCAGCAGCTCCGGCTCCTTGAGCAGTACCGCCCCGCCACGGGACTTGTTCACCGTCTTGGCCGGGCAGCCAAAATTCAGGTCGATCACCGGCGCGCCGAGCACGCAGGCGTAGGCGGCGTTGTCACCCAGGCACTTGGGATCGGAGCCGAGCAACTGCACGCGCAGCGGCGTGCCGGCAGCCGTGCGGGCGCCATTGAACAACTCCGGCGCCAGCTTGCGGTAAGTCGACCGGGGCAGCACGCGGTCGGTAACGCGGATGAACTCGGTCACGCACCAGTCGATACCGCCAACCTGGGTCAGCACGTCGCGGAGGATTTCATCGACCAGCCCCTCCATGGGCGCCAGGGCGATCTGCATGGCGATACTCTCGAACTATCTGGGAAAAACCGGCGCATCGGCCGGAAAACGGCGCGTAGTGTAGCGGCGAGGCGCGCATCAGCCCAGCGGCGCAGCACCTGAACACCTGCCACCAGCGGCAGTCCATTGCAGTACCGACTGCCGAACTGGAATCACCATGAACCCACTGCTGTTGCGCGGCGCCCCGCTGGCCCTGCTACTGGCTATCAACAATGCCCAGGCCATCACGCCAATTTCCCAAGGCGTACCTGTCGACCCCGCTGCCACGGCCAAGCTGATCGTCAGCCGCGACCTGAACGCACCCAACGCCTGCGACCTGCAGCTGCGCGTCGATGAACAAGTGGTGGTGGCGCTGCCGGCCGGCGAAAGCGTCACGCTGGATGTGCCCAGCGGCGAACGAACCGTTGTCGTCACGCCATCGCGGGAAGGTTTTTGCGCCGGTATCGATCTGGTGAGCAGCCAGTCGATTCTCCTGCAACCCGGCGAGGTCAGGCGCTACCAGGCCGTTTACGAAGAACAAAAGCTGTTCTTAGCGCCGCAGCCCTGAAGATCAGAACAGCAGTAGCGCCCTGCCGTAACCTTCGACGAATTCGGCCGGCATCCGCTTGGGCCGGCCGCTGGACAGCTCGATACACACGAAGGTGGTACGCGCACGCAGCAAAGTGGCGCCATCCTGCGGGCGAACCAGCTGAAAGCAGCGATCCATCTTCAGCCGCTGGTCTGACTCGACGATCCAGGTGCCCATGACCAGCTCCTGCCCTTCGTAGGCACTGCTCAGGTAATCGATCTCATGGCGCACCACCGCCATGGCGCGATCCAGGCGCCGGTACTCGACCAGATCCAGCCCCAGCGATTGCGAATGGCGCCAGGCGCAGCGCTCCAGCCAGGTCACATAGACGGCGTTATTGGCATGGCCGAGGCCGTCGATGTCTTCACTGCCGACCAACAGCTCGATGGTGAACGGATCGGGGCGATCCCAGCTCACGACCGGCGCTCCGACATAGGCGCGTCAAGCAACGATTTGATGTGAGTCAACTTCATGCGGCGGCCTCCCTTGGCGACTGAACGATCCAGACCTTAGGGGCTAAGCCTTGCGCAACGCAACAACTGCGTCGACAAACTTTCCGGGCGGCCAGCACTTTTCGAGCGCGCAAAAACAAAAGGGCCACTTCGTGAGAAGTGACCCTTAAAAATCCCGCAGAGCGGGCAAAAATGGCGTCCCCTAGGGGACTCGAACCCCTGTTACCGCCGTGAAAGGGCGGTGTCCTAGGCCACTAGACGAAGGGGACGAAACCTTCGAAGAACAAGGCCAGCACTCGGCTGGCCTTGTCGTGGATTGGTGGAGCTAGACGGGATCGAACCGTCGACCTCTTGCATGCCATGCAAGCGCTCTCCCAGCTGAGCTATAGCCCCAGAACCTTGCGGTCTGGCTGCAATGCCTGAGCACTGCAGCTGGAAATAGTGGCGTCCCCTAGGGGACTCGAACCCCTGTTACCGCCGTGAAAGGGCGGTGTCCTAGGCCACTAGACGAAGGGGACGCAAATGCCCTTCTTTACAACTCAACCCGCTCCAAAGAACCGGTTGTGGCATCCGAGATTGGTGGAGCTAGACGGGATCGAACCGTCGACCTCTTGCATGCCATGCAAGCGCTCTCCCAGCTGAGCTATAGCCCCATCTCGAGGACGGGGCGCATGTTAAGTGCGCCCCTGCACCCTGTCAACAAAATTTTAGCCACTGGTGCATTTTTTTTCGCTGACATAACAAACACTTACCGCAAACCGCGGGCTGCCGGCCACCGACGGCGACCAGCGGCCGACAAACCGCTGGTGATCAGCCGATGCTGGCCAGCAATTTTTCCCACTCCTTGTTCTCCTTCTTCGACACGCCACCGAGCAGCTCGATGGCTTGGCGCAGGCGGTAACGGGTGAGATCCGGGCCGAGAATTTCCATGGCATCGAGCACCGATACCGAACTGGCCTGGCCGGTGACGGCAGCGAACATCAGCGGCATGGCGTCACGCAGCTTCAGCTCCAGATGCTCGACCACCGCCTGGATGCAGCCGGTGATGCGCTCCTTCTCCCACTGGCGCAGCGCTTCGAGCTTCCAGAGGATCAACTGCATAAGCTGTCGCACCTGATCGTCCGACAGCTTCTTGTGGGCGAACAGCGCCTCGTCCGGCTGCACGCCGCCTGCGAAGAAGAAGCTGGCCAGCGGTGCGATCTGGCTGAAGGTTTCCACCCTGCCCTGCACATGGGGCGCGATCTTCATCAGGTAGTCGCTATTGAAGGCCCACTTCTGCACACCCGCAGCGAACTCCTCGACGCTCAGGTCGCGCATCCACTGGCCGTTGAGCCAGGACAGCTTCTCCAGATCGAAGATCGGCCCGCCAAGGGA is a genomic window containing:
- a CDS encoding Hsp20 family protein — encoded protein: MSTAFSMTPLFRQSIGFDRFNDLFESAMRNETSSSYPPYNVEKHADDQYRIVIAAAGFQDEDLDLQVERGVLTVTGGKRAGNGSGENVTYLYQGIAQRSFKLSFRLADHIEVKSASLVNGLLNIELERHVPEEAKAKRIPIGSARPALEN
- a CDS encoding SDR family oxidoreductase is translated as MSKVMLITGASRGIGAATARLAAGQGYRVVINYERNREAAETLVESTVTAGGEALAVQADVADEAQVRRLFAEIDAHFGRLDVLVNNAGMLEQQMRLERMSLERWQRVFATNVYGSFLCSREAIARMSTRQGGHGGAIINVSSIAARLGAPEEYIDYAAAKGAVDSMTVGLAKELAADGIRVNAVRPGVIDTEIHASGGEPQRVARVAASIPLGRGGQAEEVAEAILWLASERASYTTGSLLDVSGGR
- a CDS encoding tRNA dihydrouridine synthase codes for the protein MQIALAPMEGLVDEILRDVLTQVGGIDWCVTEFIRVTDRVLPRSTYRKLAPELFNGARTAAGTPLRVQLLGSDPKCLGDNAAYACVLGAPVIDLNFGCPAKTVNKSRGGAVLLKEPELLHAIVREVRRSVPAAIPVTAKMRLGFDHKDLALDCARALAEGGASQIVVHARTKVEGYKPPAHWEWVARVQEVVSVPVYANGDIWSVEDWQRCREVSGAEHFMLGRGVVARPDLARQIAAAKRGQEAGVMTWSELQPLLAAFWLQARRKISPRYAPGRLKQWLAMLTRSYPEAVELFARVRRETSCEVIDALLGVGIAPAEVSTLQTLEADEEALSALR
- a CDS encoding acyl-CoA thioesterase, coding for MSWDRPDPFTIELLVGSEDIDGLGHANNAVYVTWLERCAWRHSQSLGLDLVEYRRLDRAMAVVRHEIDYLSSAYEGQELVMGTWIVESDQRLKMDRCFQLVRPQDGATLLRARTTFVCIELSSGRPKRMPAEFVEGYGRALLLF